Proteins encoded together in one Caldicellulosiruptor saccharolyticus DSM 8903 window:
- a CDS encoding 2-isopropylmalate synthase — MGKRVIKIFDTTLRDGEQTPGVSLNVNEKLEIAKQLEKLKVDVIEAGFAIASPGDFEAIKTISENIKDAVVVSLARAIEKDIDRAYEALKKASSPRIHTFIATSDIHMKYKLKMTEDEVLERAVAMVKYAKKYVSDVEFSCEDATRSRIEFLIKVFDAVIKAGATVINIPDTVGYTTPEEMKRIIRALKENIPDIDKVQISVHCHNDLGLAVANSLAAVEEGVHQVECTINGLGERAGNAALEEIVMALKTRKDFYDVDVLIDTTQIYRTSKLVSSLTGVFVQPNKAIVGANAFAHESGIHQHGVLSERTTYEIIDPVSIGLPKNRMVLGKHSGRHAFEERLKELGYTDLTREEIDAAFEKFKVLADKKKVVLDKDIEALLEQKSLNIPETYELVKFQIISGNDLISTASVKIKSGEEEYEEAATGDGPVDAIFKAIDRITGLQVELDDYSIKAVTQGKDALGEVTVRIKKDGKAFLGRGLSTDILEASAKAYVNAINKMLYKISEE, encoded by the coding sequence ATGGGAAAAAGAGTTATAAAGATATTTGATACCACGCTCAGAGATGGTGAACAAACACCGGGTGTGTCGCTCAACGTCAATGAAAAACTTGAGATTGCAAAACAGCTTGAAAAGCTCAAAGTTGATGTGATAGAAGCAGGGTTTGCAATAGCCTCTCCTGGCGATTTTGAGGCTATAAAGACAATTTCTGAAAACATCAAAGATGCAGTTGTTGTATCTCTGGCAAGAGCAATTGAAAAAGATATAGATAGGGCGTATGAGGCGCTCAAAAAGGCTTCATCCCCAAGAATTCATACATTCATTGCAACAAGTGATATTCATATGAAATACAAGCTCAAGATGACAGAAGATGAGGTACTCGAGCGAGCAGTTGCCATGGTAAAGTATGCAAAAAAATATGTGTCTGATGTAGAGTTTTCATGTGAGGATGCAACACGTTCAAGGATTGAGTTTTTGATAAAGGTGTTTGATGCTGTAATAAAGGCTGGTGCAACAGTTATAAACATACCAGACACGGTAGGCTACACAACACCTGAAGAGATGAAAAGGATTATTCGAGCATTAAAAGAAAACATTCCTGACATTGACAAGGTTCAAATTTCAGTTCACTGCCACAATGACTTAGGTCTTGCTGTTGCAAACTCACTTGCAGCGGTAGAAGAAGGTGTTCATCAGGTTGAATGTACAATAAACGGACTTGGAGAAAGAGCTGGGAATGCTGCTTTAGAAGAGATTGTAATGGCTCTCAAGACAAGAAAAGACTTTTACGATGTTGATGTATTAATTGATACAACCCAAATTTATAGAACAAGCAAGCTCGTATCCTCTTTAACGGGCGTGTTTGTTCAGCCAAACAAAGCAATAGTTGGTGCAAATGCATTTGCGCATGAGTCTGGTATACATCAGCATGGAGTATTGTCAGAACGAACAACATATGAGATTATTGACCCTGTATCAATTGGTCTTCCTAAAAACAGGATGGTTTTGGGCAAGCACTCAGGTCGACATGCATTTGAAGAAAGGCTCAAAGAACTTGGATACACAGACCTTACAAGAGAAGAGATTGATGCTGCATTTGAAAAGTTTAAAGTTTTGGCAGACAAAAAGAAGGTTGTACTTGACAAAGACATAGAAGCACTCTTAGAGCAGAAGTCTCTCAACATCCCAGAGACATACGAGCTTGTTAAGTTCCAGATTATAAGTGGAAATGATTTAATCTCAACAGCATCTGTCAAGATAAAATCAGGTGAAGAAGAGTATGAAGAGGCGGCAACAGGCGATGGTCCAGTTGATGCAATCTTCAAAGCAATTGATAGAATCACAGGTCTTCAGGTTGAACTTGATGATTATAGTATAAAGGCTGTTACCCAAGGGAAAGACGCTCTTGGCGAGGTAACAGTCAGAATCAAGAAGGATGGCAAAGCGTTTTTGGGAAGAGGCTTATCTACAGATATTTTAGAAGCAAGCGCAAAAGCGTATGTAAATGCTATAAATAAGATGCTGTATAAAATTTCAGAGGAGTAA